The proteins below are encoded in one region of Dioscorea cayenensis subsp. rotundata cultivar TDr96_F1 chromosome 18, TDr96_F1_v2_PseudoChromosome.rev07_lg8_w22 25.fasta, whole genome shotgun sequence:
- the LOC120282912 gene encoding putative disease resistance protein RGA3 — protein MVSASLSGIAGAILAPILPQLALDKLLKALVKYLSGDEPSESSSTEVDKLRQLENEREALEDANLKLKIMQSEVRKLHKRDKQNMRLILINNKLRDVSYEIQDLEDDLEYMELQQKVEEINLQDETQMSQSRRRKRLSWFSWITGQSSDKRRRLSSSKSLKLSTDDLVNKMRNIVKQINCIDSEMNTEIKVDELLKQIALNGVYDPWGGQHQVKENQGRVTTSSINERKIYGRDGDIKRLTALLTKPINAVGNNISVVSIRGMGGIGKTALAQCVFNSQEIEDYFDSKVWVCVSDNYDRFRIIKEIIDSLSIDDDNTNLAYDTTSNLDLLETKLRKKIRGKKFLLVLDDVWSIEWQQLLGSLKSAQMELVKVLVTCRDPKVLGSLDGINRIVLEGLSGGECWSLFLNCVFADKNPDNYSKKLHDIGKQIVRKLNGSPLAVKTVGRLLGCSLTEKHWKDVLESDLWRLEIDVNDIMSALALSYYHLPQHLQLCFAFCSVFPKDFKYDMNNVIDMWIAHGYIQENGSSSKTMKDIGKEYYAELEAMCFFERNFPYSKMHDLARSISHGETYIYEGRKDEKISKIVGGMCAFLSHEAFKRIRVLVVFDPNMQEFPDTIANLKYLQYLDLAKTNIKSIPESLCGLYRLRVLKLPLLHTLPSLFHNLINLQEWDLLQTDNKIYLRRKLVYPVKKGGNYMITQLRNMNELRGVLSIEGLENIDNMKETVKAKLKEKHHIEELSLRWTNTVDGCKLEVQEEVLEALQPHPDLNYLFIEGYMGSKSPSWLMTLALRKLREIELNKCRNWASLPSALGLLPSLEKLILVGIENITIEIDDSMTVMFPSLRILVFRKATVSFQGMSSSSSSTTVKRCKLFPCLKALTIDECDGLNGLPWQMLSSLDNLRIYASPGLQSQVPGCLQSLNSLTLLEIKGLKIENTDIVAQQQQGVLLPNLRGIEIKSCGNIAFLLAVLLHVPSLERLSISKCSSVSLAALGQLSFLTYISLEEVEVTVVDITPVFPSLHSFELKKASMIIHNMPSSSVATKNHNCFPCLKSLKIVGCDELNVLQWPMLSALTHLYITNSPWVDDQFPGCLYGLSALTQLELTGLKVKTFPAEVMATLHALKYLRLEECNELISVDGLQALSCLTKLCITKCPQFTTWWFMEQITEQGVFHPNLFAISIDSCENLESLPAWLHCLPFLKSLIIINCPKIHSLPEGGLPSSLELLWIKECDFGLMERCQQEGSPDWLMIQHIRQRTYA, from the exons ATGGTTTCTGCAAGCTTATCAGGCATAGCAGGAGCCATTCTTGCACCAATATTGCCTCAGTTAGCTCTGGACAAATTACTCAAAGCTTTAGTGAAGTATCTTTCTGGAGATGAGCCATCAGAATCATCCTCTACCGAAGTTGATAAACTTCGACAACTGGAGAATGAACGGGAAGCCTTGGAAGATGCCAATCTGAAGCTCAAGATAATGCAAAGTGAAGTCAGGAAGTTGCACAAACGAGATAAACAAAATATGAGGTTGATTCTTATCAACAACAAACTCAGAGATGTGAGTTATGAGATTCAAGACTTGGAAGATGATTTGGAGTACATGGAGCTGCAGCAAAAGGTGGAGGAGATCAACCTGCAGGATGAAACCCAGATGAGTCAATCTAGACGACGAAAACGCTTGTCTTGGTTTTCTTGGATAACAGGACAATCAAGTGATAAAAGACGTCGGCTTTCTTCATCCAAGTCCTTGAAGCTGTCCACAG ATGATCTAGTGAATAAGATGAGGAATAttgtaaaacaaattaattgcaTTGATTCAGAGATGAATACTGAGATTAAGGTGGATGAGTTGCTTAAGCAAATAGCCTTGAATGGTGTTTATGATCCTTGGGGAGGACAGCATCAAGTGAAAGAAAACCAAGGACGTGTGACAActtcatcaataaatgaaaggAAGATATATGGCCGAGATGGTGACATTAAAAGGTTGACAGCTTTGCTAACAAAACCAATTAACGCTGTTGGCAATAATATTTCAGTTGTATCAATACGTGGGATGGGTGGTATCGGCAAAACAGCTTTAGCACAATGTGTGTTTAACAGCCAAGAAATCGAAGATTATTTTGACAGCAAAGTATGGGTTTGTGTTTCAGACAATTATGATAGATTCAGAATCATCAAAGAGATTATAGATTCACTTTCTATTGATGATGATAACACAAACTTGGCATATGATACTACTAGTAATTTGGATCTTCTTGAGACTAAActaagaaagaaaataagaggAAAAAAGTTTCTGCTGGTGCTGGATGATGTTTGGTCTATTGAATGGCAACAACTCCTTGGCTCACTCAAATCTGCACAGATGGAGCTTGTTAAAGTCTTGGTGACTTGCAGAGACCCTAAAGTATTAGGAAGTCTAGATGGAATTAATCGAATTGTTTTGGAAGGTTTATCTGGGGGAGAATGCTGGTCTTTATTTCTGAATTGTGTTTTTGCAGATAAAAATCCTGACAATTATTCGAAAAAATTACATGATATAGGTAAGCAGATAGTGAGAAAGCTGAATGGATCACCATTAGCAGTGAAAACAGTGGGAAGACTCTTAGGATGCAGTTTGACTGAAAAACATTGGAAGGATGTGTTGGAGAGTGATTTGTGGAGATTAGAAATTGATGTAAATGATATTATGTCTGCACTTGCATTGAGTTATTATCATCTGCCTCAGCATCTCCAGTTGTGCTTTGCATTTTGTTCTGTGTTTCCTAAAGATTTCAAATATGATATGAACAATGTTATAGACATGTGGATAGCCCATGGCTATATACAAGAAAATGGAAGTAGCTCAAAGACAATGAAAGATATTGGAAAAGAGTATTATGCTGAACTAGAAGCTATGTGTTTCTTTGAAAGGAATTTTCCATACTCGAAAATGCATGATTTGGCCAGATCAATTTCTCATGGGGAAACTTACATTTATGAGGGtcgaaaagatgagaaaatctCAAAAAT AGTTGGTGGCATGTGTGCCTTCCTTAGCCATGAAGCATTCAAAAGAATCCGAGTGCTAGTTGTCTTTGATCCTAATATGCAAGAATTCCCAGATACTATTGCTAATCTTAAATACTTGCAATATTTGGATTTGGCAAAAACCAACATCAAATCGATACCGGAATCACTCTGTGGGCTCTATCGGTTGAGGGTGTTGAAATTGCCACTTCTACATACTCTCCCGAGTCTATTTCACAACCTCATAAACCTTCAAGAGTGGGACTTGCTTCAAACCGATAATAAGATTTACCTCCGGAGAAAGCTAGTGTATCCGGTGAAAAAAGGAGGAAATTACATGATCACACAATTGAGAAATATGAATGAATTGAGGGGAGTACTTTCGATTGAAGGCTTAGAGAACATAGACAATATGAAAGAAACAGTGAAAGCCAAATTGAAGGAAAAACATCACATTGAGGAATTATCATTACGCTGGACAAATACAGTGGATGGTTGCAAGCTTGAAGTCCAAGAAGAAGTGCTTGAAGCTCTTCAACCTCATCCTGACTTAAATTACCTATTCATTGAAGGGTACATGGGTTCCAAATCACCAAGCTGGCTTATGACACTTGCTCTACGGAAACTGAGAGAAATAGAGTTAAATAAATGCAGAAACTGGGCAAGCCTACCTTCAGCACTTGGGTTGTTACCTTCCCTGGAGAAACTAATCTTAGTTGGCATTGAGAACATAACAATTGAGATTGATGATTCTATGACTGTGATGTTTCCATCCTTGCGGATCCTTGTATTTAGGAAAGCAACAGTATCATTTCAGGGtatgtcatcatcatcatcttcaacaacAGTAAAGCGTTGCAAGTTGTTTCCTTGTCTTAAGGCTCTAACAATTGATGAATGTGATGGATTGAATGGATTACCCTGGCAAATGCTTTCATCACTGGATAATCTCAGAATATATGCAAGTCCTGGGCTCCAAAGTCAAGTGCCAGGATGTCTCCAAAGCCTAAACTCACTTACTTTATTGGAAATAAAAGGATTAAAGATTGAAAACACAGACATTGTGGCACAACAACAGCAAGGGGTCCTCCTACCAAATCTACGTGGAATCGAAATTAAATCTTGTGGAAATATAGCATTTCTGCTTGCTGTATTGCTTCATGTTCCTTCACTGGAGAGATTGAGTATTTCCAAGTGTAGTTCAGTAAGTCTTGCTGCACTTGGACAACTATCCTTCCTTACATACATTTCACTAGAAGAGGTGGAGGTAACAGTGGTAGACATCACTCCAGTGTTTCCATCTCTTCATTCTTTTGAATTGAAGAAAGCATCAATGATTATCCACAACATGCCATCATCATCAGTAGCAACAAAAAATCACAACTGCTTTCCTTGTCTGAAGTCCCTCAAGATTGTAGGCTGTGATGAATTGAATGTATTACAGTGGCCCATGCTTTCAGCATTAACACATCTATACATAACAAATAGTCCATGGGTGGATGACCAATTTCCAGGATGCCTCTATGGCCTCTCTGCTCTCACTCAATTGGAATTAACTGGGCTAAAGGTTAAAACTTTTCCTGCAGAGGTGATGGCCACACTGCATGCACTCAAGTATTTACGTCTTGAAGAATGTAATGAGTTGATATCAGTGGATGGTTTACAAGCTCTGTCCTGCCTGACAAAGTTGTGTATAACTAAATGCCCACAATTCACAACCTGGTGGTTTATGGAGCAGATCACAGAACAAGGAGTCTTTCATCCAAATTTGTTTGCAATATCTATTGACTCTTGTGAAAATCTGGAATCTCTGCCAGCTTGGTTGCATTGCCTTCCTTTCCTCAAGtcattgattattattaattgcCCAAAGATCCATTCACTGCCAGAGGGTGGCCTTCCTTCCTCACTGGAATTGTTGTGGATCAAAGAATGTGACTTTGGATTAATGGAACGGTGCCAACAAGAAGGGTCTCCTGATTGGCTAATGATTCAGCACATCCGTCAACGAACCTACGCATGA
- the LOC120281910 gene encoding probable lipoxygenase 6, whose translation MASCKAVLGLPITEKSSFIPSSSSLFLRGTKQSMLCFNNSPLVFPLDQRRTCRSIKVKAPVASVSEEVRKKVVENPRKLKVRAAVTVRRKNKEDFKEALVKQLDALTDKIGRNVVLELISTEVNPKTRIQKKSGEAVIKDWYEKKNVKGERVVYTADFTVDTAFGLPGAVTVLNRHQREFFLESITIEGFEFGPVHFPCNSWVQSTKDHSTKRIFFSNQPYLPSETPEGLKELREKELKEIRGNGKGIRKLSDRVYDYATYNDLGNPDKGPELVRPILGGKKIPYPRRCRTGRPPTDTDLLAESRVEKPHPVYVPRDEAFEELKQGAFSAGRLKAVLHSLIPSLIATISSDKHNFQGFHDIDLLYKEGVLLKMQIQDHLLRKLPIVRKIQESSEGLLRYDTPSILSKDKFAWLRDDEFGRQALAGINPVNIEKLQVFPPISKLDPAIYGPPESAITKQHIAGNLNGMTIEQALQEEKLFMLDYHDIYLPFIDRINAMEDRKAYATRTIYFLTPLGTMKPVAIELTLPPPSPGLPRPSQVLTPPCDATTNWLWQLAKAHVGSNDAGVHQLVNHWLRTHATMEPFILAAHRQLSAMHPVFKLLDPHMRYTLEINALARQNLINADGVIESCFTPGPYCMEISADYYDKHWRFDLEGLPADLIRRGMAVEDATQPHGLRLVIDDYPYANDGLLIWFEIEKWVRTYIKPYYPNPGSVRSDPELQSWYNESIHVGHGDKRHASWWPQLSTPDDLIAILTTLIWLASAQHAALNFGQYPLGGYVPSRPPLMRRLVPESARDPKDYAEFLGDPHKYFLAAMPGVLTATKFMAVVDTLSTHSPDEEYLGERQQPHTWTADKEAVEAFQEFAVAMKEIEEEIGNRNRDTSRRNRCGAGVLPYELLVPSSQPGVTCRGVPNSVSI comes from the exons ATGGCTTCTTGCAAAGCAGTTCTTGGCCTTCCCATAACTGAAAAGTCTTCTTTCATTCCAAGCTCAAGTTCACTTTTCCTAAGAGGAACAAAACAGAGCATGCTCTGTTTCAATAACTCTCCTCTTGTTTTCCCATTAGATCAGAGAAGAACATGCAGATCAATCAAAGTTAAAGCTCCAGTGGCATCAGTTAGTGAGGAGGTGAGAAAGAAGGTTGTCGAGAACCCGAGAAAGCTTAAGGTGCGTGCCGCGGTGACGGTGAGACGAAAAAACAAGGAGGATTTCAAGGAAGCTCTTGTCAAACAACTTGATGCTCTAACTGATAAGATTGGAAGGAATGTAGTTTTGGAGCTCATCAGCACTGAAGTCAATCCAA AGACTAGAATTCAGAAGAAGAGTGGAGAGGCAGTGATCAAGGATTGGTATGAGAAGAAGAATGTAAAGGGAGAGAGGGTTGTTTACACGGCAGACTTCACCGTCGACACAGCTTTCGGGCTTCCCGGAGCGGTGACGGTATTGAATCGGCACCAAAGGGAGTTCTTCTTGGAGAGTATAACAATTGAGGGGTTCGAGTTTGGTCCTGTTCACTTCCCTTGTAATTCATGGGTTCAATCTACAAAAGACCACTCGACTAAAAGAATCTTCTTCAGTAATCAG CCTTATTTGCCGTCAGAGACACCGGAAGGATTGAAAGAGCTAAGAGAAAAGGAACTGAAAGAGATAAGGGGCAACGGAAAGGGAATCAGAAAGCTTTCCGATCGAGTTTATGATTATGCTACATATAACGATTTGGGTAATCCTGATAAAGGGCCGGAGCTTGTTAGACCGATCTTAGGTGGTAAAAAGATCCCTTATCCTCGGCGTTGTCGAACCGGCCGTCCTCCAACTGACACCG ATTTGCTGGCTGAAAGTAGAGTAGAGAAGCCACATCCAGTGTATGTTCCAAGAGATGAAGCATTTGAGGAGTTGAAACAAGGGGCATTCTCAGCAGGGAGATTGAAAGCAGTGTTACATAGTTTAATACCATCCTTGATTGCAACTATATCCAGTGATAAGCATAATTTTCAAGGATTCCATGATATTGATCTTCTTTATAAGGAAGGCGTTTTACTTAAGATGCAAATTCAAGACCATCTTCTTCGCAAGCTTCCCATTGTTAGGAAGATACAAGAGTCTAGTGAGGGCCTTCTTCGCTATGATACTCCATCTATTTTATCCA AGGACAAGTTTGCGTGGTTGCGAGACGATGAGTTTGGCCGGCAAGCTCTTGCCGGAATTAACCCGGTGAATATCGAAAAACTTCAG GTATTTCCACCTATTAGTAAACTCGATCCTGCCATCTACGGCCCACCAGAATCTGCTATCACCAAGCAACACATTGCCGGAAATCTCAACGGAATGACAATCGAACAG GCATTGCAAGAAGAGAAGCTGTTTATGCTCGACTACCATGACATCTACTTACCATTCATCGACCGCATCAACGCAATGGAAGACCGGAAAGCATATGCAACTCGGACAATATACTTCTTGACTCCTCTTGGCACAATGAAACCGGTTGCCATTGAGCTCACATTGCCACCACCTTCTCCAGGCCTACCTCGGCCCAGCCAGGTCCTCACACCGCCTTGCGACGCCACCACCAACTGGCTCTGGCAACTTGCTAAAGCTCATGTTGGTTCCAACGATGCCGGAGTTCACCAACTCGTTAATCATTG gtTACGGACACATGCTACCATGGAGCCATTCATATTAGCAGCTCATCGTCAGCTAAGCGCAATGCACCCGGTGTTCAAACTACTAGACCCGCACATGCGGTACACTCTAGAGATCAATGCATTGGCCAGACAGAACTTGATCAATGCTGATGGTGTCATTGAGTCTTGCTTTACTCCCGGCCCTTATTGCATGGAGATTAGTGCTGATTATTATGATAAGCATTGGCGTTTCGATCTTGAAGGCCTTCCTGCTGATCTGATTCGAAg AGGGATGGCAGTGGAGGATGCAACACAACCTCATGGTCTGAGATTGGTCATTGATGACTACCCGTACGCGAACGATGGCTTGCTAATCTGGTTCGAAATCGAGAAATGGGTTCGAACCTACATTAAACCGTACTACCCGAACCCGGGTTCAGTCCGGTCCGACCCAGAGTTACAGAGTTGGTACAACGAGTCAATCCACGTGGGACACGGTGACAAGCGCCACGCGTCGTGGTGGCCCCAACTGTCCACCCCGGACGATTTAATCGCGATTTTAACGACCTTGATCTGGCTCGCATCGGCGCAGCACGCGGCTCTAAACTTCGGCCAATACCCGCTCGGCGGCTACGTCCCAAGCCGACCACCACTTATGCGCCGATTGGTTCCTGAGTCGGCGCGGGACCCCAAAGACTACGCCGAGTTCCTCGGCGATCCACACAAGTACTTCCTCGCTGCGATGCCTGGAGTGTTGACGGCGACGAAGTTCATGGCGGTGGTGGACACGTTGTCGACGCACTCGCCGGACGAGGAGTACCTCGGGGAGAGACAACAGCCGCACACGTGGACGGCGGATAAGGAGGCAGTGGAAGCGTTCCAGGAGTTCGCGGTGGCGATGAAGGAAATCGAGGAGGAGATCGGGAACCGGAATCGGGACACGAGTCGGCGGAATCGGTGCGGAGCTGGAGTCTTGCCGTACGAGTTATTGGTACCGAGTTCGCAACCCGGTGTCACGTGCCGGGGCGTGCCTAATAGTGTTTCTATTTGA
- the LOC120281911 gene encoding uncharacterized protein LOC120281911 produces MSATAVGEVEWAACECCGLREECTPAYIAGVRDRHGGRWVCGLCSEAVEDEIRRSGRRISPEEALTRHASFREAFRLAAPPLDPAAHLIAAVRQLVRRGLESPRATRSNPNSPRRRPAGSGTTVLAPSRSCFSTLAR; encoded by the coding sequence ATGTCGGCGACGGCGGTCGGTGAGGTGGAATGGGCCGCGTGCGAGTGCTGCGGGTTGAGGGAGGAGTGCACGCCAGCCTACATCGCCGGAGTGAGGGATCGGCACGGTGGACGCTGGGTGTGCGGTCTGTGTTCCGAGGCGGTGGAGGACGAGATCCGCCGCTCCGGTCGGCGGATCTCGCCGGAGGAGGCCCTCACTCGTCACGCTAGCTTCCGCGAGGCCTTCCGTTTGGCGGCACCACCCTTGGACCCGGCAGCGCATCTTATCGCCGCCGTTAGGCAGCTCGTCCGCCGTGGCCTCGAATCTCCGAGGGCGACGCGGTCGAACCCTAACAGCCCTCGCCGGAGGCCGGCGGGTAGCGGCACAACCGTGCTCGCGCCTTCTAGAAGCTGCTTCTCTACCCTTGCTCGCTGA